The nucleotide window AATTTGCACTGACTCAGATTGACAATCTATCAATCGGAATTGGCAGCTCAAACAGGCATAATGAAAAAAGAAATCCATTTTCTGCAGAGGAGAGAAAAGAGATGATTGAATCATCTCTGGATAAGTCAGATCTGCAAAAATGCAAGATCTATTTTGTACCGGATGTAAACGATCACGCCAAGTGGACATATCATGTGGATGAAATAATTCCAAAGTATGATGTTGTGTTCTCTAATGATGATTTCACGCATGAATTGTACAAAAAGCGAGACATCAAAGTTGTATCAGTGCCACTAAAGCAACGAGAGA belongs to Candidatus Nitrosotenuis cloacae and includes:
- a CDS encoding nicotinamide-nucleotide adenylyltransferase yields the protein MDGLLIGRFQPFHLGHLAAVKFALTQIDNLSIGIGSSNRHNEKRNPFSAEERKEMIESSLDKSDLQKCKIYFVPDVNDHAKWTYHVDEIIPKYDVVFSNDDFTHELYKKRDIKVVSVPLKQREILSGTDIRLKIASGQSWEDLVPSGTAKVLLKINAKDRLAKL